A genomic region of Choristoneura fumiferana chromosome 15, NRCan_CFum_1, whole genome shotgun sequence contains the following coding sequences:
- the LOC141435808 gene encoding uncharacterized protein: protein MGVLRKVVPFAVNNGLRSKGNPFRPLLSCAPVAVVGWDRGAHSQDITKNIQYISNEKVKLTTDPVTLKIDKQSTRPLCVMINWLLARQKHVRKYATLYLEQGFDVLSVSCTPWQLMWPVKGSQLVAGDVLKFMTVNDTYSSLCVHGFSVAGYLWGEVCVHALKDPKTYQPVLDRVAAQVWDSAADISEISIGVPKAVFPKNQIMQKTLKTYMEYHMKAFQHAATRHYIRSSQMFHTNPCRAPALFLLSKSDPVGAERSNRAVHDSWREMGTKCTWKCWDKSPHVQHYSHHPQEYLAALYQHLDKYGLVSQPEKMRVRL from the exons ATGGGTGTTCTGAGGAAGGTGGTGCCGTTTGCTGTTAATAATGGATTACGGAGTAAAGGAAAT cCGTTCCGTCCGCTACTGTCGTGCGCCCCAGTCGCCGTGGTGGGCTGGGACCGCGGCGCACACTCGCAAGACATCACTAAGAACATTCAGTACATCAGCAACGAGAAGGTCAAACTGACGACTGACCCCGTCACCCTGAA GATAGACAAGCAGAGCACGCGTCCCCTCTGCGTGATGATAAACTGGCTGCTGGCTCGGCAGAAGCACGTACGAAAATATGCTACCCTGTACCTGGAGCAAGGGTTTGACGTGCTCAGCGTCTCCTGCACACCCTGGCAGCTCATGTGGCCAGTTAAGGGTTCACAG CTGGTGGCGGGGGATGTCCTCAAGTTCATGACCGTGAACGACACTTACAGCAGCCTGTGCGTGCACGGGTTCTCTGTGGCCGGCTACTTGTGGGGCGAGGTCTGTGTGCACGCGTTGAAGGACCCTAAAAC TTACCAGCCGGTGCTGGACCGCGTGGCGGCTCAGGTGTGGgactcggccgccgacatcaGCGAGATCTCCATCGGCGTGCCCAAGGCCGTGTTCCCCAAGAACCAGATCATGCAGAAAACGTTGAAGACCTATATGGA ATACCACATGAAGGCTTTCCAGCACGCAGCGACCCGCCACTACATCCGGTCGTCGCAGATGTTCCACACTAACCCGTGCCGCGCGCCCGCGCTGTTCCTGCTGTCCAAGAGCGACCCCGTCGGCGCCGAGCGCTCCAACAGGGCCGTGCACGACAGCTGGCGAGAGATGGGGACCAAG TGCACGTGGAAGTGCTGGGACAAGTCTCCGCACGTGCAGCACTACAGCCACCACCCGCAAGAGTACCTGGCCGCGCTCTACCAGCACCTCGACAAGTACGGGCTCGTCTCGCAGCCCGAAAAGATGCGCGTGCGGCTATAA